A single window of Bacteroidota bacterium DNA harbors:
- a CDS encoding sigma-70 family RNA polymerase sigma factor translates to MSLQTGTKTAVPSNFKNLTDRELIDFYMNGNEQCLTVLIERHKTRLFFFIIKRTRNRDLAEDVFQETFFKVIRSLKAGNYNEEDKFLPWAMRIARNMIIDHFRRASRIRMISTVRNHEGESDDIFNVIHVKEKISIKSIEKRQAHRQIRHLIKRLPEEQRQVLIMREYLDMSFNEICKMTKMNLNTALGRMRYAIINLKKMANEKNLSY, encoded by the coding sequence ATGTCCCTGCAAACCGGGACTAAAACAGCCGTCCCATCTAATTTTAAAAATTTAACCGACCGTGAACTCATAGATTTTTATATGAACGGCAATGAACAGTGCCTTACTGTTCTTATTGAAAGACACAAAACACGGCTTTTTTTCTTCATAATCAAAAGAACAAGAAACCGCGACTTGGCTGAAGATGTTTTTCAGGAAACATTCTTCAAAGTAATCCGTTCGCTCAAAGCAGGCAATTATAACGAAGAAGATAAATTTCTTCCATGGGCAATGCGCATAGCCCGCAATATGATTATTGACCATTTTCGAAGGGCAAGCAGAATACGCATGATAAGCACAGTTAGAAACCATGAAGGAGAGTCAGATGATATCTTTAATGTGATTCATGTTAAAGAGAAAATAAGCATCAAGAGCATTGAAAAACGCCAGGCACACAGGCAGATAAGACATCTTATCAAACGTCTTCCGGAAGAACAGAGACAAGTACTTATAATGAGAGAGTATTTAGATATGAGTTTCAATGAGATATGCAAAATGACAAAGATGAATCTGAACACGGCTTTGGGGCGCATGAGATATGCAATAATCAACCTGAAAAAGATGGCAAACGAGAAGAATCTTAGTTATTAA
- a CDS encoding Omp28-related outer membrane protein gives MKKITLLFIAVASSGLLFGQAAKKVIVEDETGTWCGYCPRGRTVSEDIENTYPNAITIANHNGGSDTYQNTYTQNLDNAMNAYGYPGGMVDRYFFSGQTYVCMVTSVWKSKTANRLLSTTPVSVVVSSSYDIGSRLLSVTVKANFVANAAGDMRISCVLEEDSIVNTSDPQENYMGNGCSSPDPSSPWYNYPCQISNYIQRDVVRANLAPDFGTAGVIPASVTSGQNFSQSYTYTLPSSWDANHMSIVGFVSYYNTSVNSRSILNAAKVYLQNTLTSVHENAELNSIEVKQNIPNPFKNSTALRFTLNTTDNVSIKVYNAFGQVVNDLIDSKLVPGEHTFYWAGDDNDGNTVAGGAYYYTISTSTQQITKPMVFVGQ, from the coding sequence ATGAAAAAAATTACTCTTCTTTTCATCGCTGTTGCGAGCAGTGGGCTACTATTCGGACAAGCTGCAAAAAAAGTTATTGTTGAAGATGAAACAGGAACCTGGTGCGGCTATTGCCCTAGAGGAAGAACAGTTTCGGAAGACATAGAAAATACTTATCCGAATGCAATTACCATAGCAAATCATAATGGAGGTTCTGATACGTATCAGAACACGTACACCCAAAATCTGGATAATGCAATGAATGCGTATGGTTATCCTGGCGGAATGGTAGACAGGTATTTTTTCTCCGGACAGACCTATGTTTGCATGGTAACCTCTGTGTGGAAATCAAAAACAGCAAACCGCCTGCTTTCCACTACCCCTGTCAGCGTTGTTGTCAGCAGTTCCTACGACATAGGTTCAAGGCTGTTAAGTGTAACTGTAAAAGCGAATTTTGTTGCAAATGCTGCTGGTGATATGCGTATTAGCTGCGTGCTGGAAGAAGACAGCATAGTTAATACAAGCGATCCTCAGGAAAATTATATGGGCAACGGATGCTCTTCTCCTGACCCTTCAAGCCCATGGTATAATTATCCTTGTCAGATTTCAAATTATATTCAGAGAGATGTAGTGCGTGCCAATCTTGCGCCCGACTTTGGAACAGCAGGAGTGATTCCTGCTTCTGTAACTTCTGGGCAAAATTTTAGCCAGTCATATACATATACATTACCTTCTTCCTGGGATGCAAATCATATGTCAATTGTTGGTTTTGTTTCTTATTATAATACAAGTGTTAATTCCCGTTCCATATTGAATGCTGCTAAAGTTTATCTGCAAAATACACTAACAAGCGTTCATGAAAATGCTGAATTGAACTCTATCGAAGTAAAACAAAATATTCCCAATCCATTCAAAAATAGTACAGCGTTGCGATTCACTCTTAACACAACAGATAATGTTTCCATTAAAGTGTACAATGCATTCGGGCAAGTTGTGAATGACCTTATTGATTCAAAACTTGTTCCCGGTGAACACACGTTCTATTGGGCTGGTGATGATAACGATGGCAACACCGTTGCAGGAGGGGCATATTATTACACTATTTCAACTTCTACCCAACAAATAACGAAGCCAATGGTTTTTGTTGGACAGTAA